In Mytilus edulis chromosome 13, xbMytEdul2.2, whole genome shotgun sequence, a single window of DNA contains:
- the LOC139502297 gene encoding uncharacterized protein — MMKKFPFKDETLVHIGFVNPLRKDTVSSDCVMKLVEKFPNILNDEETTQLQDEFSDYQLTPLDELPLCTSLETDIGTFWGEMSKLHDIFLNKPRFFVLSKLAKTLLVLPNSNADSERAFSLVKKIATEFRADLNKDTLCALLSCKMNTHLHCYELKPSAVLLKNAKSATMEYNNSLK; from the exons ATGATGAAAAAATTTCCATTCAAAGATGAGACATTGGTTCATATTGGATTTGTTAACCCTTTAAGGAAAGACACAGTATCATCTGATTGTG TGATGAAATTGGTGGAAAAATTCCCTAACATCCTGAATGATGAAGAGACAACACAGCTACAAGATGAGTTCAGTGACTATCAGTTGACCCCATTAGATGAACTTCCACTTTGCACTTCCCTTGAAACTGACATTGGTACATTTTGGGGAGAAATGTCCAAGTTGCATGACATTTTTCTTAACAagccaagattttttgttttgtcaaaacttgctaaaacattactggttttgccaaacagcaatgcagacagtgagagggcattttctttagtaaagaaaatagctacagagtttagggctgatcttaataaggatacactgtgtgctcttctttcttgtaaaatgaatacacatttgcattgctatgaactgaaaccaagtgcagttcttttaaagaatgccaagtctgctactatggaatataacaatagtctgaaataa